One Methanocalculus natronophilus DNA window includes the following coding sequences:
- a CDS encoding ferredoxin-thioredoxin reductase catalytic domain-containing protein translates to MKTRSAEILVWAEAYAEENGWVLNPDTTQLKAVIRGLARNQIQKGERYCPCRIQKGDPEADRAIICPCSHHRTEIADDGHCHCNLFFRNNGW, encoded by the coding sequence ATGAAAACCCGGAGTGCCGAGATTCTCGTATGGGCAGAAGCATATGCCGAAGAGAACGGATGGGTGCTCAACCCCGATACCACCCAGCTCAAAGCCGTGATCCGTGGGCTCGCCAGAAACCAGATCCAGAAAGGCGAACGGTACTGCCCATGCAGGATCCAAAAAGGAGATCCTGAAGCTGACAGAGCAATCATCTGCCCGTGTTCCCATCACAGAACTGAGATCGCAGATGACGGACACTGCCATTGCAATCTCTTCTTCAGGAATAACGGGTGGTAG
- a CDS encoding ferredoxin-thioredoxin reductase catalytic domain-containing protein: protein MDELEAARLIRDWAERYAAEMGWLLNPDKKQLDAVIRGLARKMIRQGERYCPCRIMSGDPDVDEKIICPCIYHKDEVENDGHCHCNLFFRT, encoded by the coding sequence ATGGATGAACTTGAAGCTGCCCGGCTTATCCGCGACTGGGCAGAACGGTATGCTGCAGAGATGGGGTGGCTCCTAAACCCCGATAAAAAGCAGCTTGACGCCGTCATCAGGGGGCTGGCACGCAAGATGATCCGGCAGGGAGAACGGTACTGCCCGTGCAGGATCATGAGCGGGGACCCCGATGTTGATGAAAAGATCATCTGTCCGTGTATCTATCATAAGGACGAGGTTGAAAACGATGGCCACTGCCACTGCAACCTCTTCTTCAGAACGTGA